From a single Bacillus sp. NEB1478 genomic region:
- the nadE gene encoding ammonia-dependent NAD(+) synthetase, whose translation MELQKEIIKELLVRPEIDAKEEINQRIKFLKDYVKTSGAKGYVLGISGGQDSSLAGKLAQMAMEQLREESGQEYRFIAVRLPYGIQQDEDDAQRALSFIKPDVSLSVNIKSAVDASIQNFSDATGKELSHFLKGNNKARERMKVQYDIAGAYQSLVIGTDHAAEAITGFFTKHGDGACDVVPLTGLNKRQGRALLKELGAEEKIYLKVPTADLEDDKPLIPDETALGVTYEEIDDYLEGKEISQESKEKIEKRFLITKHKRHLPASLHDKWWK comes from the coding sequence ATGGAACTTCAAAAAGAAATCATTAAAGAACTTCTTGTAAGACCTGAAATAGATGCTAAAGAGGAAATTAATCAAAGAATAAAATTTCTAAAAGATTATGTGAAAACATCGGGTGCAAAAGGATATGTTCTGGGAATAAGCGGTGGTCAGGATTCCAGTCTAGCAGGGAAGCTAGCACAGATGGCAATGGAACAGCTTCGTGAAGAGTCAGGACAAGAATATAGATTTATAGCTGTCAGACTTCCGTATGGAATTCAGCAAGATGAGGATGATGCTCAGAGAGCTTTATCTTTTATTAAACCTGATGTATCACTTTCAGTAAACATTAAGTCGGCTGTTGACGCTTCTATTCAAAACTTTTCAGATGCGACTGGTAAAGAGCTTTCACATTTTTTAAAAGGCAATAATAAAGCACGTGAACGTATGAAAGTACAATATGATATTGCAGGAGCTTATCAATCCCTTGTTATCGGGACAGACCACGCTGCAGAAGCAATAACCGGTTTTTTCACTAAACATGGTGATGGTGCATGCGATGTTGTGCCATTAACCGGTCTTAACAAACGCCAAGGAAGAGCGTTATTAAAAGAGCTTGGTGCAGAAGAAAAGATATACTTAAAAGTCCCGACTGCTGATTTAGAAGATGATAAACCATTAATCCCGGACGAAACAGCATTAGGAGTAACTTACGAAGAAATAGATGACTATTTGGAAGGTAAAGAAATATCTCAAGAATCAAAAGAGAAAATTGAAAAACGGTTTCTAATAACAAAACATAAGCGTCATCTTCCAGCTTCTTTGCACGATAAATGGTGGAAATAA
- the kapB gene encoding sporulation phosphorelay system protein KapB — protein sequence MSKNIVVASYKTGQYIGRAEDERNNMVLIEVLAVIKHPWQGDLHNPKQANVPFFQERRALSYGERAWMPVHTIVEYKEESIPEYKKSLNDALNKYKIELTENNNDWSKRSLHCLEQVEKDYNLD from the coding sequence ATGAGTAAAAATATCGTTGTAGCTAGTTATAAAACAGGGCAATATATAGGCAGAGCAGAAGACGAGAGAAACAATATGGTCCTGATTGAAGTTCTCGCTGTTATAAAACATCCATGGCAAGGTGATTTGCATAACCCTAAACAAGCTAATGTTCCATTTTTTCAAGAAAGAAGAGCATTGAGTTATGGGGAGCGTGCTTGGATGCCAGTACATACTATTGTAGAATATAAAGAAGAGTCAATCCCAGAATATAAAAAATCTTTAAATGATGCATTGAATAAGTACAAAATTGAATTAACCGAAAACAATAATGATTGGTCTAAACGGTCACTGCATTGTCTCGAACAGGTAGAGAAAGATTACAATCTTGATTAA